A single genomic interval of Pyrus communis chromosome 7, drPyrComm1.1, whole genome shotgun sequence harbors:
- the LOC137739263 gene encoding probable alpha,alpha-trehalose-phosphate synthase [UDP-forming] 7: protein MSQSYINLLDLASGNFPTMEGKRRRFPRVNTAPGNLSDLDDDQARSVSSDQPSSIASDRVIIVANQLPVKAKRREDNKGWTFSWNEDSLLLQLKDGLPEDMEVLYVGSLKVSVDPKEQDDVSQVLLERFKCVPTFLPPDILSKFYDGFCKRHLWPLFHYMLPFSADQGGRFDRSLWEAYISANKLFFQKVVELINPDEDYIWIHDYHLMVLPTFLRRRFNRVRMGFFLHSPFPSSEIYRTLPVREEILKALLNADIIGFHTFDYARHFLTCCSRMLGLVYQSKRGYLGLEYYGRNIRIKIMPVGVHMGWIESVMKVEDDESRVRELTQQFEGKTMLLGIDDMDIFKGINLKILAMEQMLKQHPNWQGKAVLVQILNPVRGKGIDLEEIRAEIQESCRRINAEFGQPGYEPIIIIDRPVSINEKICYYNIAECVVVTAVRDGMNLTPYEYVVCRQGISGSKSCSNFGGPKKSMLVVSEFIGCSPSLSGAIRVNPWNVETTGEALNVAISVLDSEKELRHEKHYRYVSTHDVAYWSRSFLQDMQRACADHFKRRCWGIGFGFGFRVVALDPNFRKLSIDAIVSAYRGAQNRAILLDYDGTVMPQNSIDKSPSQKVISIMNTLCVDPKNTVFIVTGRGRECLSKWFSPCQRMGIAAEHGYFLRWSQNQEWETCLQGFEFGWMKTVEPVMQLYTEATDGSSIERKESALVWQYRDADPGFGSSQAKEMLDHLESVLANEPVAVKNGQFIVEVKPQGVSKGHVAEKIFSSMAENGKHADFVLCIGDDRSDEDMFEIFGNSMQKKVLSPNPSVFACTVGQKPSKATYYLDDTAEVTNMLESLSEAFESLPPTEEGYESSP from the exons ATGTCGCAGTCATACATAAATCTTTTGGATTTGGCATCAGGGAATTTCCCTACAATGGAGGGGAAAAGAAGACGGTTCCCAAGGGTGAACACAGCTCCGGGAAATTTGTCCGATCTTGACGATGATCAAGCTCGTAGTGTGTCGTCTGATCAACCTTCCTCGATTGCTTCCGATCGGGTGATCATTGTAGCTAACCAACTTCCTGTGAAAGCAAAGAGAAGGGAGGATAATAAAGGTTGGACTTTCAGTTGGAATGAGGATTCTTTGCTATTGCAGCTTAAGGATGGACTGCCAGAAGACATGGAGGTTCTTTATGTTGGCTCGTTGAAGGTTTCAGTTGATCCTAAAGAGCAGGATGATGTGTCACAGGTCTTACTGGAGAGATTCAAATGTGTTCCGACTTTTCTACCCCCTGACATTCTGTCGAAATTCTATGATGGTTTCTGCAAGAGGCATTTGTGGCCACTTTTTCATTACATGTTGCCGTTTTCAGCTGATCAAGGAGGCCGATTTGATCGGTCTTTGTGGGAAGCTTACATATCAGCTAATAAGTTGTTTTTTCAAAAAGTGGTTGAGCTTATAAACCCGGATGAAGATTATATCTGGATTCATGATTACCATTTGATGGTGCTGCCAACTTTCCTGAGAAGGCGTTTTAATCGAGTTAGGATGGGCTTTTTCCTTCACAGTCCATTTCCCTCGTCTGAGATATATAGAACTCTTCCTGTAAGAGAAGAAATACTTAAGGCTTTACTCAATGCAGATATTATTGGGTTCCACACCTTTGATTATGCTCGTCATTTTCTGACTTGTTGCAGTCGGATGTTGGGCTTGGTATATCAGTCAAAGAGGGGTTACTTAGGATTGGAATATTATGGAAGGAACATCAGGATCAAGATTATGCCAGTTGGGGTTCATATGGGTTGGATAGAATCGGTGATGAAGGTGGAGGATGACGAGAGTAGAGTGAGGGAACTTACACAACAGTTTGAAGGGAAAACAATGTTGCTTGGTATAGATGATATGGACATTTTTAAAGGAATCAATTTGAAAATTCTAGCAATGGAACAGATGCTGAAGCAACATCCAAATTGGCAGGGAAAGGCAGTGCTGGTCCAGATTCTAAACCCTGTGAGAGGTAAAGGGATAGATTTGGAGGAAATACGAGCAGAAATACAAGAAAGCTGCAGGAGGATCAATGCAGAATTTGGTCAACCAGGCTATGAGCCAATAATCATTATTGACAGGCCTGTTTCCATTAACGAGAAGATTTGCTATTACAACATTGCTGAGTGTGTCGTTGTGACAGCAGTTAGAGATGGGATGAACCTTACTCCGTATGAATATGTAGTCTGCAGACAAGGAATATCTGGTTCTAAATCGTGTTCAAATTTCGGTGGTCCAAAGAAGAGCATGTTAGTGGTGTCAGAATTTATTGGATGTTCTCCATCACTCAGTGGGGCAATCCGTGTCAATCCATGGAATGTTGAAACAACTGGGGAGGCACTGAATGTGGCGATTTCAGTGCTTGATTCAGAGAAAGAACTGCGACATGAGAAGCATTATCGGTATGTTAGTACACACGATGTGGCTTATTGGTCGCGCAGTTTCTTGCAAGACATGCAGAGAGCTTGTGCAGACCATTTTAAGAGAAGatgttggggaattggttttggCTTTGGATTCAGAGTTGTGGCACTTGATCCTAATTTCAGAAAACTTTCAATTGATGCTATTGTTTCAGCCTACAGAGGGGCACAAAATAGGGCCATTCTGTTGGACTACGATGGTACTGTGATGCCCCAGAACTCAATTGACAAGTCCCCTAGTCAGAAGGTAATCTCAATTATGAACACACTTTGTGTGGACCCGAAAAACACAGTTTTCATTGTCACTGGCCGAGGGAGGGAGTGCTTAAGCAAGTGGTTTTCTCCCTGTCAGAGGATGGGAATTGCGGCTGAGCATGGTTACTTCTTAAG ATGGTCACAAAATCAGGAATGGGAAACCTGTCTTCAGGGTTTTGAATTTGGCTGGATGAAGACTGTTGAACCGGTGATGCAATTGTATACGGAGGCTACTGATGGTTCTTCTATTGAAAGAAAGGAAAGTGCTTTGGTTTGGCAATATCGTGACGCAGACCCTGGTTTCGGGTCCTCCCAGGCAAAGGAGATGTTGGATCATCTAGAGAGTGTCTTAGCAAATGAACCTGTTGCTGTCAAGAACGGTCAGTTCATTGTAGAAGTAAAGCCTCAG GGAGTTAGTAAAGGACATGTAGCAGAGAAGATTTTCTCATCAATGGCGGAAAATGGAAAACACGCAGACTTTGTGCTTTGTATTGGCGATGACAGATCCGACGAGGACATGTTTGAGATATTTGGTAACTCGATGCAGAAGAAAGTTCTCTCTCCAAATCCTTCGGTTTTTGCTTGCACAGTTGGGCAAAAGCCTAGCAAGGCTACATATTATTTGGACGATACAGCGGAAGTGACAAACATGCTTGAATCTCTTTCTGAAGCGTTTGAGTCTTTGCCACCCACTGAAGAAGGATACGAAAGCTCTCCGTGA
- the LOC137740401 gene encoding ras-related protein Rab11D isoform X2 gives MAGYKGDDEYDYLFKLVLIGDSGVGKSNLLSRFTRNEFNLESKSTIGVEFATKTLTVDAKLIKAQIWDTAGQERYRAITSAYYRGAVGALLVYDVTRHASFDNVARWLKELRDHTDPNIVVMLIGNKSDLRHLVAVSTEDGKSFAERESLYFMETSALEATNVDGAFTEVLTQIYRVVSKRAVEAGNNGSASAVPSKGQTINVKDDGSVLKRIGCCSN, from the exons ATGGCGGGATACAAAGGTGACGACGAGTATGATTACTTGTTCAAGCTGGTATTGATTGGGGATTCTGGGGTGGGAAAATCGAACCTGCTTTCCAGGTTCACCAGGAACGAGTTTAATTTGGAGTCCAAGTCAACTATCGGGGTCGAATTTGCCACTAAAACTTTGACTGTTGATGCCAAGCTCATCAAAGCTCAGATTTGGGACACTGCTGGCCAAGAAAG GTACCGTGCCATTACAAGCGCATACTACCGAGGGGCCGTTGGTGCTTTGCTAGTGTATGATGTCACTCGGCATGCCTCATTTGACAATGTAGCAAGGTGGTTGAAGGAACTGAGGGACCATACGGACCCCAACATTGTAGTGATGCTCATTGGCAACAAATCAGATCTTCGCCATCTGGTGGCTGTCTCAACAGAGGATGGTAAATCTTTTGCCGAAAGAGAGTCCCTCTACTTCATGGAAACTTCTGCGTTGGAAGCAACCAACGTAGACGGTGCATTTACCGAAGTCTTGACTCAAATATACCGGGTGGTAAGCAAGAGGGCAGTCGAGGCAGGCAACAATGGAAGCGCTTCTGCTGTTCCATCTAAAGGACAGACCATAAATGTCAAAGATGATGGTTCTGTTTTAAAGAGAATTGGATGCTGCTCAAACTAG
- the LOC137740401 gene encoding ras-related protein Rab11D isoform X1 — MAGYKGDDEYDYLFKLVLIGDSGVGKSNLLSRFTRNEFNLESKSTIGVEFATKTLTVDAKLIKAQIWDTAGQERKLTVIRAFYFHHFRILFWYRAITSAYYRGAVGALLVYDVTRHASFDNVARWLKELRDHTDPNIVVMLIGNKSDLRHLVAVSTEDGKSFAERESLYFMETSALEATNVDGAFTEVLTQIYRVVSKRAVEAGNNGSASAVPSKGQTINVKDDGSVLKRIGCCSN, encoded by the exons ATGGCGGGATACAAAGGTGACGACGAGTATGATTACTTGTTCAAGCTGGTATTGATTGGGGATTCTGGGGTGGGAAAATCGAACCTGCTTTCCAGGTTCACCAGGAACGAGTTTAATTTGGAGTCCAAGTCAACTATCGGGGTCGAATTTGCCACTAAAACTTTGACTGTTGATGCCAAGCTCATCAAAGCTCAGATTTGGGACACTGCTGGCCAAGAAAG GAAGCTAACTGTCATCAGGGCATTTTATTTTCACCATTTCAGGATCTTGTTTTG GTACCGTGCCATTACAAGCGCATACTACCGAGGGGCCGTTGGTGCTTTGCTAGTGTATGATGTCACTCGGCATGCCTCATTTGACAATGTAGCAAGGTGGTTGAAGGAACTGAGGGACCATACGGACCCCAACATTGTAGTGATGCTCATTGGCAACAAATCAGATCTTCGCCATCTGGTGGCTGTCTCAACAGAGGATGGTAAATCTTTTGCCGAAAGAGAGTCCCTCTACTTCATGGAAACTTCTGCGTTGGAAGCAACCAACGTAGACGGTGCATTTACCGAAGTCTTGACTCAAATATACCGGGTGGTAAGCAAGAGGGCAGTCGAGGCAGGCAACAATGGAAGCGCTTCTGCTGTTCCATCTAAAGGACAGACCATAAATGTCAAAGATGATGGTTCTGTTTTAAAGAGAATTGGATGCTGCTCAAACTAG
- the LOC137740690 gene encoding uncharacterized protein, translated as MVFSTRNPDNFPIIKWHPPNKGFVKLNFDGSISNAKAGASFVVRNEDGLVIGVGAFNLNGAIINEAEARALKEGLAYIKRKGFNKVLIEGDSKLIIGALQGTVKPPWNIHTCLDDIKWFGSACLSVIRKHTFRKQSGCLC; from the coding sequence ATGGTGTTTTCTACTAGGAACCCTGATAATTTCCCGATTATTAAGTGGCATCCTCCGAACAAAGGCTTTGTAAAGCTTAACTTCGATGGTTCTATTAGCAATGCCAAGGCTGGAGCTAGTTTTGTGGTTCGAAATGAAGATGGCCTTGTTATTGGAGTAGGGGCCTTCAATTTGAATGGTGCAATAATCAATGAAGCAGAGGCTAGAGCTTTAAAAGAGGGTCTCGCATATATCAAGAGGAAAGGCTTCAACAAGGTTCTTATTGAAGGAGATTCCAAGCTCATCATTGGGGCGCTTCAAGGGACGGTCAAACCTCCATGGAATATTCACACTTGCCTGGATGACATTAAATGGTTCGGTTCGGCTTGTTTGTCAGTGATTCGGAAGCATACCTTCAGGAAGCAAAGCGGATGCCTTTGCTAA
- the LOC137740949 gene encoding probable WRKY transcription factor 69, whose product MEDSPSSASEDDTKVATPLPKKRRGVQKRVVSVPIGDVEGSKSKGEGHPPSDSWAWRKYGQKPIKGSPYPRGYYRCSSSKGCPARKQVERSRLNPTMLIVTYVCDHNHPMPTTKANQSSSVTTITTTTTATSPTTESELPAKTEELTVFTSQVDLDLSDDSPTLLSDFGWFNDASSTVVLESPICLGNSSCMNNDVATRLKDEDEYLFADLGELPEGSVIFRHRNRMVESDDQNGRCSLSAVVSYCSNTG is encoded by the exons ATGGAGGACTCACCCTCCTCAGCCTCAGAGGACGACACAAAGGTGGCCACTCCCCTGCCCAAGAAAAG GAGGGGAGTGCAGAAGAGGGTGGTGTCAGTGCCGATCGGTGACGTGGAGGGATCCAAGAGCAAAGGGGAGGGGCATCCACCGTCGGATTCTTGGGCCTGGAGAAAGTACGGCCAAAAGCCCATCAAAGGCTCTCCATATCCCAG GGGATATTATCGATGTAGTAGTTCCAAGGGATGCCCTGCAAGAAAACAAGTGGAGAGAAGCCGTCTGAACCCCACAATGCTCATAGTCACCTATGTTTGTGACCACAACCACCCCATGCCCACCACCAAAGCCAACCAATCCTCCTCTGTAACCACTATAACCACCACCACTACTGCTACATCACCCACCACTGAATCTGAACTTCCGGCCAAAACCGAGGAGCTCACAGTCTTCACAAGCCAAGTCGACCTTGATCTCAGCGACGACTCGCCCACATTACTTAGCGACTTTGGTTGGTTTAATGATGCGTCATCAACAGTTGTACTAGAAAGTCCAATTTGCTTAGGAAATAGTAGTTGCATGAATAATGATGTGGCGACGAGGTTGAAAGACGAGGACGAGTATTTGTTCGCTGATCTCGGCGAGTTACCGGAGGGTTCAGTGATTTTCCGGCATAGGAATAGGATGGTGGAATCAGACGACCAAAATGGGAGATGTAGTTTAAGTGCGGTGGTTTCCTATTGTAGTAACACAGGATAA